One segment of Microbacterium arborescens DNA contains the following:
- a CDS encoding MaoC/PaaZ C-terminal domain-containing protein, whose protein sequence is MSELTVGTVVAERTVELTRESLVRYAGASGDFNPIHYRDDVATRVGLPGVLAHGMLTMGLAVETIVEWLGDSGRIVEYGVRFTRPVVVDPETGATLTVVAKVGAVDEGVARIDLTVSHADTVVLGKAQVRVRTAE, encoded by the coding sequence ATGAGCGAACTCACCGTCGGAACCGTCGTCGCCGAGCGCACCGTCGAGCTCACCCGTGAGTCGCTCGTGCGTTACGCGGGAGCGTCGGGGGACTTCAACCCCATCCACTACCGCGACGACGTCGCCACCCGCGTCGGCCTGCCCGGTGTGCTCGCCCACGGCATGCTGACCATGGGTCTGGCCGTCGAGACCATCGTCGAGTGGCTCGGCGACAGCGGTCGCATCGTGGAGTACGGCGTACGGTTCACCCGTCCTGTCGTCGTCGATCCCGAGACGGGCGCGACCCTCACCGTCGTCGCGAAGGTCGGGGCGGTCGACGAGGGCGTCGCCCGGATCGACCTGACCGTCAGCCACGCCGACACCGTCGTGCTCGGCAAGGCCCAGGTGCGCGTCCGCACCGCGGAGTGA
- a CDS encoding UDP-N-acetylmuramate dehydrogenase, with protein sequence MADIEPRPLAELTTLRAGAAPERMVEVHTTDELVATMRELWGAHEPWLVVGGGSNLLAGDEPFEGTVVAIRTTGIEELPSPHPGRIRLKAQAGHSWDDLVEYAVAAGLSGIAAMSGIPGTAGAAPVQNIGAYGQEVVQTLVEVELLDESTGDVSVVPASELGLGFRTSVLKHHHGSVAARSAVILSITLELDQVGHGEFAIRGPQLRGALGLDPEATVSLRWVRETVLSVRASKGMVLDDADPDTWSAGSFFQNAVVTAAFARTLPDACPRWPVAPDPVADRVIPLAEYYGVSPTGAVAEPDVKVSAAWLIEHAGIGKGFSLPGSRAGLSTKHALALTNRGGATADELAALARFVQQRVQADFGLILQPEPVLVGVEL encoded by the coding sequence GTGGCTGACATCGAACCGCGGCCCCTCGCGGAGCTGACCACGCTGCGCGCGGGCGCGGCGCCCGAGCGCATGGTCGAGGTGCACACGACAGACGAGCTCGTCGCCACGATGAGGGAGCTGTGGGGGGCGCACGAGCCGTGGCTCGTCGTCGGGGGCGGGTCGAACCTCCTCGCGGGCGACGAGCCCTTCGAGGGCACTGTCGTGGCGATACGCACGACGGGCATCGAAGAGCTGCCGTCGCCGCATCCGGGCCGCATCCGCCTGAAGGCGCAGGCCGGGCACTCGTGGGACGACCTCGTCGAGTACGCCGTCGCGGCGGGCCTCAGCGGGATCGCCGCGATGTCGGGCATCCCGGGCACTGCCGGAGCGGCACCCGTCCAGAACATCGGTGCATACGGTCAGGAGGTCGTGCAGACGCTCGTCGAGGTCGAGCTGCTCGACGAGTCGACGGGAGACGTCAGCGTCGTGCCGGCGTCCGAGCTCGGGCTCGGCTTCCGCACGTCCGTGCTCAAGCATCACCACGGGTCGGTCGCGGCGCGGTCCGCGGTCATCCTCTCGATCACGTTGGAACTCGATCAGGTCGGACACGGCGAGTTCGCGATCCGTGGCCCGCAGCTGCGCGGCGCTCTCGGGCTCGATCCCGAGGCCACCGTGTCGCTGCGATGGGTGCGCGAGACCGTGCTCTCGGTGCGCGCCAGCAAGGGGATGGTGCTCGACGACGCCGACCCCGACACCTGGAGCGCCGGGTCGTTCTTCCAGAACGCCGTCGTCACCGCAGCATTCGCACGGACGCTGCCCGACGCGTGCCCGCGCTGGCCGGTGGCTCCCGATCCGGTGGCCGACCGGGTGATCCCGCTCGCGGAGTACTACGGCGTCTCGCCGACGGGCGCGGTGGCCGAACCGGACGTCAAGGTGAGCGCTGCCTGGCTCATCGAGCACGCGGGAATCGGCAAGGGCTTCTCGCTGCCCGGCTCGCGGGCGGGGCTGTCGACCAAGCACGCCCTCGCCCTCACCAACCGCGGGGGAGCGACGGCGGACGAGCTCGCCGCGCTCGCCCGGTTCGTGCAGCAGCGCGTCCAGGCCGATTTCGGTCTGATCCTCCAGCCCGAACCCGTGCTGGTCGGCGTCGAGCTCTGA
- a CDS encoding pyridoxal phosphate-dependent aminotransferase: protein MTERAPLSRKLSAIAESATLKVDAKAKALQAAGRPVISYAAGEPDFSTPQFIVEAAQHALADPANYRYTPAAGLPVLREAIAAKTLRDSGLEVQPSQVIVTNGGKQSVYQAFQTVVNPGDEVLLPAPYWTTYPEAIALADGIPVEVFAGADQEYKVTVEQLEAARTERTTALVFVSPSNPTGSVYTPEETTAIGQWALEHGIWVISDEIYQNLVYEGTRAVSIVEAVPELAGQTILVNGVAKTYAMTGWRVGWMVGPADAMKLAGNLQSHLTSNVNNVAQRAALAALTGPQDEAEQMRLAFDRRRRLIVDELAKIPGVDVPTPLGAFYVYPDVTGLLGRSWGGVEVNTSLELADLILEQAEVAVVPGEAFGPSGYLRLSYALGDDQLLEGIQRLQRLFS from the coding sequence GTGACCGAACGCGCACCGCTGTCCCGCAAGCTCTCCGCCATCGCCGAGTCGGCGACCCTCAAGGTCGACGCGAAGGCCAAGGCCCTGCAGGCCGCCGGCCGGCCGGTCATCTCGTACGCGGCCGGTGAGCCCGATTTCTCGACGCCGCAGTTCATCGTCGAGGCCGCCCAGCACGCTCTCGCCGACCCTGCCAACTACCGGTACACCCCGGCCGCCGGCCTCCCCGTGCTGCGTGAGGCGATCGCCGCCAAGACGCTGCGCGACTCGGGCCTCGAGGTGCAGCCCTCGCAGGTCATCGTGACCAACGGTGGCAAGCAGTCGGTTTACCAGGCCTTCCAGACGGTCGTGAACCCGGGTGACGAAGTGCTGCTGCCGGCTCCCTACTGGACCACCTACCCCGAAGCGATCGCCCTCGCCGACGGCATCCCGGTCGAGGTCTTCGCCGGCGCCGACCAGGAGTACAAGGTCACCGTCGAGCAGCTCGAGGCTGCGCGCACCGAGCGGACCACCGCGCTCGTCTTCGTCTCGCCCTCGAACCCGACGGGCTCGGTGTACACCCCCGAAGAGACGACGGCCATCGGCCAGTGGGCGCTGGAGCACGGCATCTGGGTCATCAGCGACGAGATCTACCAGAACCTCGTCTACGAAGGCACCCGCGCAGTCTCGATCGTCGAGGCCGTTCCCGAGCTCGCCGGCCAGACGATCCTCGTCAACGGTGTCGCCAAGACCTACGCGATGACCGGGTGGCGGGTGGGCTGGATGGTCGGCCCCGCCGACGCCATGAAGCTCGCCGGAAACCTGCAGTCGCACCTGACGTCCAACGTCAACAACGTCGCGCAGCGCGCCGCCCTCGCAGCACTCACGGGACCGCAGGACGAGGCCGAGCAGATGCGGCTCGCCTTCGACCGTCGCCGCCGCCTGATCGTCGACGAGCTCGCGAAGATTCCCGGAGTCGACGTTCCCACTCCCCTCGGGGCGTTCTACGTCTACCCCGACGTCACCGGTCTGCTCGGACGCTCGTGGGGCGGCGTCGAGGTGAACACGAGCCTCGAGCTCGCAGACCTGATCCTCGAGCAGGCCGAGGTCGCCGTCGTGCCCGGCGAGGCCTTCGGCCCCTCGGGCTACCTGCGCCTGTCGTACGCGCTCGGCGACGACCAGCTGCTCGAAGGCATCCAGCGCCTCCAGCGCCTCTTCTCCTGA
- a CDS encoding FAS1-like dehydratase domain-containing protein, with protein sequence MSVNPDLVERAFAPTAPYLVGREKVREFARAVFATDPQHTDPEAARALGYPDVVAPPTFAMVIQDLTLQQLLGEPDSGIALERTVHAEQRFRYTRPIVAGDELTAQLSVTGIRAFGKGAMVTSEAEIRDVAGDHVVTAVSVLLIGGEDA encoded by the coding sequence GCCTTCGCGCCGACCGCCCCGTACCTCGTGGGTCGCGAGAAGGTGCGCGAGTTCGCCCGCGCCGTCTTCGCGACCGACCCGCAGCACACCGACCCTGAAGCGGCGCGCGCCTTGGGTTACCCCGACGTGGTCGCGCCCCCGACCTTCGCGATGGTGATCCAGGACCTCACGCTGCAGCAGCTGCTGGGCGAGCCCGACTCGGGCATCGCCCTCGAGCGCACGGTGCACGCCGAGCAGCGCTTCCGCTACACCCGGCCGATCGTGGCGGGCGACGAGCTCACCGCGCAGCTCTCGGTGACCGGCATCCGTGCTTTCGGCAAAGGTGCCATGGTGACCAGCGAGGCCGAGATCCGTGACGTCGCCGGCGACCACGTCGTGACCGCCGTCTCGGTGCTGCTGATCGGAGGGGAAGACGCATGA
- a CDS encoding ABC transporter permease yields MKTVQAYVGRNLRLFYRDPLGVFFSLTGALVVFLLYALFLGQMQVDSLAATPGFDADAARDFVDSWMFAGVVAVAAVTTPLGALSTFVEDAATGRFRDFLVSPVRRAQLVLGYLGSAFIIGLITTLIVLVVALAYLGLTGRTLPDAGQITRIVLWTVLSVAAYTALWAFVVSFLRTSGSYSGLSTLVGTLTGFVAGAYIPVGSFPDAVRDAVGVLPFAQSAMLVRREFAVDPLDRLASGAPGAVEELSRIYGLDLQVGTATVPVWVAAVVLAVVAVAFTVLAAARIRARIR; encoded by the coding sequence ATGAAGACCGTGCAGGCCTACGTCGGGCGCAATCTCCGGCTGTTCTACCGAGACCCGCTCGGGGTGTTCTTCTCTCTCACCGGGGCCCTCGTGGTGTTCCTGCTGTACGCCCTGTTCCTCGGGCAGATGCAGGTCGATTCGCTCGCGGCGACGCCGGGGTTCGACGCCGATGCGGCCCGCGACTTCGTCGACTCGTGGATGTTCGCCGGGGTCGTCGCCGTCGCCGCCGTCACGACCCCGCTCGGTGCGCTGTCAACCTTCGTCGAAGACGCCGCGACCGGACGGTTCCGCGACTTCCTCGTCTCACCCGTGCGTCGCGCGCAGCTCGTGCTCGGTTATCTCGGGTCGGCGTTCATCATCGGCCTGATCACCACGCTCATCGTGCTCGTCGTGGCCCTCGCCTACCTCGGGCTGACCGGCCGCACCCTGCCCGACGCCGGACAGATCACCCGCATCGTGCTGTGGACCGTGCTCTCGGTGGCGGCGTACACGGCGCTCTGGGCGTTCGTGGTGTCGTTCCTGCGCACGAGCGGCTCGTACTCGGGGCTGTCGACGCTCGTCGGAACCCTGACCGGCTTCGTCGCGGGGGCGTACATCCCCGTCGGCTCGTTCCCCGACGCGGTGCGGGATGCCGTCGGCGTCCTCCCGTTCGCCCAATCGGCGATGCTCGTCCGACGCGAGTTCGCCGTCGATCCGCTCGATCGCCTCGCGAGCGGCGCTCCCGGCGCAGTCGAGGAGCTGAGCCGGATCTACGGACTCGACCTTCAGGTGGGGACGGCGACCGTACCGGTCTGGGTCGCGGCGGTCGTCCTGGCTGTGGTTGCCGTCGCGTTCACGGTGCTCGCCGCCGCCCGCATCCGCGCCCGCATCCGCTGA
- a CDS encoding ABC transporter ATP-binding protein — translation MTTRASAPTVVRGLTKRYGDVTAVDDVSFDVPAGGVFAFLGTNGAGKSTTIGALTTVIEPDAGQLEVAGHDVRADGDAVRRAIGVVFQDSLLDSALTVRENLTVRARPYLGSAAAIRDRIQRLADIIDLGEFVDRRYGRLSGGQRRRADIARALLHDPEIVFLDEPTTGLDPASRQMVWRTIHELRERVGLTVFLTTHYLEETEEADQVCIIDRGRIVADGTPAQLRARYSSSILSLVTAAGPESIAVADAAEARRILAERGDAVLDFEFRHGRMDDVFLALTGQAATGKAATGEATR, via the coding sequence ATGACCACGAGAGCGAGCGCACCGACCGTCGTGCGCGGCCTGACCAAGAGATACGGCGACGTGACGGCCGTCGACGACGTGAGCTTCGACGTGCCCGCCGGCGGCGTGTTCGCGTTCCTCGGGACGAACGGAGCCGGCAAGTCCACGACGATCGGAGCCCTCACGACGGTGATCGAGCCGGATGCCGGTCAGCTCGAGGTCGCCGGTCACGACGTCCGGGCCGATGGCGACGCGGTGCGCCGGGCGATCGGCGTCGTCTTCCAGGATTCCCTGCTCGACTCGGCCCTCACCGTTCGCGAGAACCTGACGGTGCGTGCGCGCCCCTACCTCGGTTCGGCCGCCGCGATCCGCGATCGCATTCAGCGGCTCGCCGACATCATCGACCTCGGCGAGTTCGTCGACCGCCGCTACGGGCGGCTCTCGGGAGGTCAGCGTCGACGGGCCGACATCGCCCGGGCGCTCCTGCACGACCCGGAGATCGTCTTCCTCGACGAGCCGACGACCGGGCTCGACCCCGCGAGCAGGCAGATGGTGTGGCGGACGATTCACGAGCTGCGCGAGCGCGTGGGGCTGACGGTCTTTCTCACGACCCATTACCTCGAAGAGACCGAGGAGGCCGACCAGGTGTGCATCATCGACCGCGGGCGTATCGTCGCCGACGGCACTCCAGCGCAGCTGCGCGCGCGGTACAGCTCCAGCATCCTGTCGCTCGTCACCGCCGCCGGCCCCGAGAGCATCGCGGTGGCGGATGCCGCCGAGGCGCGGCGGATCCTCGCCGAACGGGGCGACGCCGTCCTCGACTTCGAGTTCCGGCACGGGCGGATGGACGACGTCTTCCTCGCGCTGACCGGCCAGGCGGCGACCGGGAAGGCGGCGACGGGGGAGGCGACGCGATGA
- a CDS encoding response regulator — translation MIRLLIADDHPIVRSGLAGLLADEPGFDVIAEAADGGEAVRLAGETRPDVVLMDLRMPVLDGVAATARIVAARDGGAGPRVLILTTYESDDQILAAIEAGASGYLLKAAPREEIVAGIRSVAAGQTALSPAVAVRLVERMRQPEAAASALTPRETDVLRLVAAGHGNKQIAVQLGIGESTVKTHLLRVYDKLGVDGRTRAVTLALERGLLP, via the coding sequence ATGATCCGCCTGCTGATCGCCGACGACCACCCGATCGTCCGGTCGGGTCTGGCCGGTCTGCTCGCGGACGAGCCCGGGTTCGATGTGATCGCGGAGGCCGCCGACGGGGGCGAGGCCGTCCGCCTCGCCGGCGAGACGCGTCCCGACGTCGTCCTCATGGACCTGCGGATGCCGGTGCTCGACGGCGTCGCGGCCACGGCACGCATCGTGGCGGCGCGCGACGGCGGCGCGGGCCCGCGGGTGTTGATCCTCACCACCTACGAGAGCGACGACCAGATCCTCGCCGCGATCGAGGCCGGAGCCAGCGGGTATCTGCTGAAGGCCGCGCCGCGCGAGGAGATCGTGGCCGGCATCCGGTCGGTCGCCGCCGGGCAGACCGCTCTCTCGCCGGCCGTCGCGGTGCGGTTGGTGGAACGGATGCGGCAACCGGAGGCCGCGGCATCCGCTCTCACTCCGCGCGAGACGGACGTGCTGCGCCTCGTCGCGGCGGGGCACGGCAACAAGCAGATCGCGGTGCAGCTGGGGATCGGCGAGTCGACGGTCAAGACGCATCTGCTGCGCGTGTACGACAAACTCGGCGTCGACGGTCGCACCCGAGCCGTGACCCTCGCGCTGGAGCGCGGCCTGCTTCCCTGA
- a CDS encoding sensor histidine kinase, translating to MISRSWVDVAVGVVLALGVGILAAAGETARLPWAVAGLVLLLAAYLFARPSAGAEDPRRFAVFLAVATVSIAAMTFGEVSLATMQVIVYPLVWIFAPLRRDGVVGSLLVGAGMLVGYAGGFGFAPDALLEATVVAVLSAAFSIAMGWWISAIAAYGTERARLLDELSRAQQQVEALSRDKGAADEREHLAREIHDTLAQTLAGIVMLAEQAGRRSRTGDVEGATAAVERLEVAARDALTEARAIVARTAAVPADPVLGAAVERLAERFRADTGLEISVVDTASGTDRETQVVALRCLQEALANVRKHAGAARVTVSLSGEEDGALRLVVEDDGRGFDVSSPRTGYGLDGMSDRVALAGGTVEVAAAAGAGTTLSIRLPAPTAPRAPMGVRA from the coding sequence GTGATCAGTCGCAGCTGGGTGGATGTCGCCGTCGGTGTCGTGCTCGCCCTCGGCGTCGGCATCCTCGCGGCCGCGGGAGAGACGGCCCGGCTGCCGTGGGCGGTCGCGGGCCTGGTGCTCCTGCTCGCGGCGTATCTCTTCGCACGGCCCTCCGCCGGAGCGGAGGATCCCCGGCGGTTCGCGGTGTTCCTCGCCGTCGCGACGGTCTCGATCGCGGCGATGACCTTCGGCGAGGTCTCCCTCGCGACGATGCAGGTCATCGTGTATCCGCTGGTGTGGATCTTCGCCCCGCTGCGGCGTGACGGTGTCGTGGGATCGCTTCTGGTCGGCGCGGGGATGCTCGTCGGGTACGCCGGCGGCTTCGGTTTCGCTCCCGACGCCCTGCTGGAGGCCACCGTGGTGGCGGTGCTCTCGGCGGCGTTCTCGATCGCGATGGGGTGGTGGATCTCGGCGATCGCCGCGTATGGCACGGAGCGTGCGCGTCTGCTCGACGAGCTCTCGCGCGCGCAGCAGCAGGTCGAGGCACTCAGCCGTGACAAGGGCGCCGCCGACGAGCGCGAGCATCTGGCCCGTGAGATCCACGACACCCTCGCGCAGACCCTCGCCGGGATCGTCATGCTCGCCGAACAGGCCGGACGGCGCTCGCGAACGGGCGACGTCGAGGGTGCCACCGCGGCGGTCGAGCGCCTCGAAGTGGCCGCCCGTGACGCGCTCACCGAGGCGCGCGCCATCGTCGCGCGGACCGCCGCCGTCCCCGCCGACCCCGTGCTCGGTGCCGCGGTCGAACGACTCGCGGAACGCTTCCGCGCCGACACGGGGCTGGAGATCTCCGTCGTCGACACGGCATCCGGAACCGATCGCGAGACCCAGGTCGTCGCGTTGCGCTGCCTGCAGGAAGCGCTCGCCAATGTGCGCAAGCACGCGGGAGCCGCGCGGGTCACGGTGTCGCTCTCCGGTGAGGAGGACGGCGCCCTTCGGCTGGTCGTCGAGGACGACGGGCGCGGGTTCGACGTCTCGTCCCCGCGCACCGGCTACGGCCTCGACGGCATGAGCGATCGGGTGGCGCTCGCGGGCGGCACCGTCGAGGTCGCCGCTGCGGCGGGTGCGGGGACGACCCTGTCGATCCGGTTGCCCGCGCCGACCGCGCCGCGGGCTCCCATGGGGGTGCGGGCATGA